One region of Brevinematales bacterium genomic DNA includes:
- the purE gene encoding 5-(carboxyamino)imidazole ribonucleotide mutase, translated as MKVGIIMGSDSDLPIMKEAAKVLEEFGIDYEIRIVSAHRTPQKMFEYAKTAEERGIEVIIAGAGGAAHLPGMTASITTLPVIGVPVKTTNLNGLDSLLSIVQMPAGVPVATVAINNAKNAGILAVKILSIKYPDLRKKLKEFQKKMEIEVNNKDSELISLGPDDYTTKHKLIGNQ; from the coding sequence ATGAAGGTAGGAATAATAATGGGTAGCGATTCAGACTTACCTATTATGAAAGAAGCAGCTAAAGTACTTGAAGAGTTTGGAATAGACTACGAGATTAGGATTGTATCTGCGCATAGAACACCTCAGAAAATGTTTGAGTATGCTAAAACAGCTGAAGAAAGAGGTATAGAAGTTATAATAGCAGGAGCAGGTGGAGCAGCTCATTTACCAGGAATGACAGCATCAATCACAACACTACCCGTAATAGGAGTACCTGTAAAAACAACTAATCTAAATGGATTAGATTCATTGCTCTCAATAGTTCAAATGCCGGCAGGTGTACCTGTAGCAACTGTCGCTATAAACAACGCAAAAAATGCAGGTATATTAGCAGTAAAAATATTATCTATAAAATACCCAGATCTAAGAAAAAAACTAAAAGAATTTCAAAAGAAAATGGAAATAGAAGTAAACAATAAAGATAGTGAACTCATATCTCTAGGCCCAGATGATTATACAACTAAACACAAACTAATAGGAAATCAGTAA
- the mutS gene encoding DNA mismatch repair protein MutS codes for MSNNREEISLIDVKVSTPMIRQYFSIKEKHKDKLLLFRLGDFYELFGDDAYEASRILNIVLTSRNDLPMCGFPAHSSKNYIYKLVKSGYKIAICEQLEDPSLAKGIVKRGVVQIITPGTITDVDVLETKLNNFLLTIYSIGNYIIGVFGDLSTGEILVEKVRLSKEISKVSDEEEMYKLKKEFTELFTKYQPAEVLIPSNLLSNHIISPILSGFKSITITSYPEWFFDKDECIKFFEKHSQNANINGTLNEEEKIAIGATVRYFEETQMSEDVGISSISFIDNKTYMEIDDFSIRNLELVSNLLDGSRKYTLLEVMDKTITPMGGRLLRKMILNPPINIEVISNRLKKTEYFVNNHTRLNDIRSLLSEIADIERISSRISFKRATPKELINLKNSIKAFIKLATLLGDYMRNFDVSIPETTEQIYKLIDTILVDNPPNSFENGGVIKERVNNELDELREITKNVKDYIEKIQERERIRTGISSLKVGYNKVMGFYIEVSKPNLNLVPSDYERKQTLVNAERFITQELKELEYKVVYSSERIEFLEKEIYSYLLSEVSKYYKDIKKISDVVSEIDVFSGFGVLAIENDYCKPEFTDGTEFIVKMGRHPVVEMYLPKGEFVPNDTYMDNYSNRIIILTGPNMAGKSTYLRQNALLAIMAHIGSFVPAKEFRLGIIDKIFTRIGASDYIALGQSTFLVEMIEVSNILKNATPRSLIVMDEVGRGTSTFDGVSIAWAVIDYIANNPQKYGKTLFATHYHELTRLGDDEKRGIKNYTMAVREYKGEIIFLKKVVKGIANKSYGIFVAKIAGIPTPVINKANDILYQLEKTQKILSENLSKEQLSTLIQLPLFSYNIPENIKELLEYIKSIDINSTTPVEALKILEDIKSKIT; via the coding sequence ATGAGTAACAACAGAGAGGAAATTAGTCTAATTGATGTTAAAGTTTCAACTCCAATGATAAGACAATATTTTTCAATAAAAGAGAAGCACAAAGATAAATTGTTACTTTTTAGGTTAGGTGATTTCTACGAACTTTTTGGAGATGATGCGTACGAAGCTTCAAGAATACTAAACATAGTTTTAACTTCTAGGAATGATTTACCAATGTGTGGGTTTCCAGCACATTCTTCAAAGAACTACATCTACAAGCTTGTAAAAAGTGGGTACAAAATAGCAATATGTGAGCAATTAGAAGATCCATCTCTAGCAAAGGGTATAGTTAAGAGAGGAGTAGTCCAAATAATCACTCCAGGTACTATAACAGATGTTGACGTACTTGAAACAAAATTAAACAACTTTCTACTAACAATTTATTCAATAGGGAACTATATAATAGGAGTATTTGGAGATTTATCAACAGGAGAAATACTAGTTGAAAAAGTAAGACTGTCTAAAGAGATATCCAAAGTATCAGATGAAGAAGAAATGTACAAACTAAAGAAAGAATTCACGGAACTTTTCACGAAATACCAGCCAGCAGAAGTTTTGATACCTAGCAATCTACTTTCAAACCATATAATTTCTCCAATTCTATCTGGTTTTAAAAGCATAACAATAACATCCTATCCCGAATGGTTTTTCGACAAAGACGAGTGCATTAAGTTTTTTGAAAAACACTCTCAAAATGCTAACATAAACGGCACCCTGAATGAAGAAGAGAAAATAGCAATAGGAGCAACTGTAAGATACTTTGAAGAAACTCAGATGTCAGAAGATGTAGGTATATCAAGTATCTCTTTTATTGACAACAAAACATACATGGAGATAGATGACTTTTCAATAAGGAACCTTGAGTTAGTTTCCAACTTACTCGATGGTAGTAGAAAGTACACTTTGCTTGAGGTAATGGACAAAACTATAACCCCTATGGGAGGAAGACTACTACGAAAGATGATACTAAACCCCCCTATAAACATTGAAGTTATAAGCAATAGACTAAAAAAAACAGAGTATTTTGTTAACAATCACACAAGATTGAATGATATAAGATCTTTACTTTCGGAGATAGCAGACATAGAGAGAATAAGTAGTAGAATATCTTTCAAAAGAGCAACACCTAAAGAACTTATAAACCTGAAGAATTCTATCAAGGCTTTCATCAAACTAGCAACTTTACTTGGTGATTACATGAGAAACTTTGATGTATCAATTCCAGAAACTACAGAACAAATCTACAAGCTTATAGATACCATTTTAGTAGACAATCCTCCAAATAGTTTTGAAAACGGTGGCGTAATAAAAGAACGAGTAAACAATGAACTCGATGAACTGAGAGAGATTACTAAAAATGTAAAAGACTATATTGAGAAAATCCAAGAAAGAGAGAGAATCAGAACCGGTATTAGTTCTCTCAAGGTAGGATATAATAAGGTTATGGGTTTTTATATAGAAGTATCAAAACCAAATCTTAATCTTGTACCATCTGACTACGAAAGGAAACAAACACTTGTAAACGCAGAGAGATTTATAACACAAGAACTAAAAGAACTTGAATACAAGGTCGTTTACTCCTCTGAAAGAATAGAATTTTTGGAGAAAGAGATATATTCATATCTTTTATCAGAAGTTTCTAAGTATTACAAGGACATTAAGAAAATTTCCGACGTAGTAAGTGAGATAGATGTATTTTCAGGATTTGGAGTTTTAGCAATTGAGAATGACTACTGTAAGCCGGAATTTACTGATGGAACTGAATTTATAGTTAAAATGGGAAGACATCCTGTTGTTGAGATGTACCTTCCGAAAGGAGAATTTGTACCCAATGACACGTACATGGATAACTACAGTAATAGAATAATAATACTTACAGGGCCAAACATGGCAGGTAAATCAACTTATCTACGTCAGAATGCACTACTTGCTATAATGGCTCACATAGGATCTTTTGTACCCGCGAAAGAATTTAGACTAGGTATCATAGATAAGATATTCACAAGGATAGGTGCTAGTGACTACATAGCATTAGGTCAGAGTACGTTCCTTGTCGAGATGATAGAGGTATCAAATATTCTCAAAAATGCAACTCCTAGAAGTCTTATAGTGATGGACGAAGTAGGTAGAGGTACATCAACTTTTGATGGTGTTTCAATTGCTTGGGCTGTAATTGACTACATAGCAAACAATCCACAGAAGTATGGGAAAACTCTATTCGCAACGCATTACCATGAGCTCACAAGGTTGGGTGATGATGAAAAAAGAGGTATTAAAAATTACACTATGGCCGTTAGAGAGTACAAAGGAGAGATAATATTTCTGAAAAAAGTCGTTAAAGGTATAGCAAACAAAAGCTATGGAATATTTGTAGCTAAAATAGCAGGAATACCAACACCTGTAATCAATAAAGCAAATGATATTCTATATCAACTCGAAAAAACTCAAAAAATACTCAGTGAAAATCTTTCAAAAGAACAGTTAAGCACTCTAATACAACTCCCTCTCTTCTCATACAACATTCCGGAAAACATAAAAGAATTACTAGAATATATAAAATCGATTGACATAAACTCAACTACACCAGTAGAAGCATTAAAAATATTAGAAGATATAAAATCAAAAATCACGTAG
- a CDS encoding septum formation initiator family protein, translated as MKSEIMFSIVVISVSILALVVSISFVFSRGGIIDTIKKEREIAYLKEQVVRLEKMNQDKKKQLEMLKNDVEYRKSITKGLGIDVEEGEYVFRFEDYKGNVIIDSQKPQSLFIDKISLFIAVIFSIQVLVFLLILSRYVIRTIKDNRN; from the coding sequence ATGAAAAGTGAAATAATGTTTTCAATAGTTGTAATATCTGTTTCAATCTTAGCTTTGGTAGTTTCGATATCTTTTGTTTTCTCAAGAGGTGGTATTATCGATACTATAAAGAAAGAGAGAGAAATAGCATATCTTAAAGAGCAGGTTGTCCGTTTGGAAAAAATGAATCAAGATAAGAAGAAACAGTTGGAAATGTTGAAAAATGATGTGGAGTACAGAAAATCAATAACAAAAGGATTGGGTATAGATGTTGAAGAAGGAGAGTATGTTTTTAGGTTTGAAGATTACAAGGGAAACGTTATTATTGATTCCCAAAAACCCCAAAGCTTGTTTATAGATAAGATTTCACTATTTATAGCAGTTATTTTCTCTATACAAGTTTTGGTTTTTTTATTGATTTTGTCAAGATATGTGATTAGGACTATTAAGGATAATAGGAATTAG
- the rimM gene encoding ribosome maturation factor RimM (Essential for efficient processing of 16S rRNA) encodes MSNRFVEIGKIVDKFKLDNQIKVEPLVDDKYYLKEVKEFYIKTLTGFKELHLSFDFFSSENVIFRVENVRPELLDFLKGKFIYTKYENLPKLKDNQYYIADLEECVVYEYNGDNLGKISRILTDGRLFFLEFSSFIIPFTPRYVEKVDVESKIIKLTKVFSDEKDYLK; translated from the coding sequence ATGAGTAATAGATTTGTGGAAATAGGTAAGATAGTTGATAAATTTAAGTTAGATAACCAAATAAAAGTAGAGCCTCTTGTAGATGATAAGTACTACCTTAAGGAAGTTAAAGAGTTCTACATAAAAACGCTAACAGGTTTTAAGGAATTGCATCTATCTTTTGATTTTTTCTCTTCAGAGAATGTTATTTTCAGAGTTGAGAATGTCAGACCAGAATTGTTAGATTTCCTTAAAGGAAAATTTATCTATACAAAATACGAAAACCTACCTAAGCTCAAAGATAATCAGTACTACATAGCAGACTTAGAAGAATGTGTAGTCTATGAATATAATGGAGATAATCTAGGTAAAATCAGTAGGATACTCACAGATGGTAGATTATTCTTCTTAGAATTTTCTTCTTTTATCATACCATTTACACCTAGATATGTTGAGAAAGTTGATGTAGAGTCAAAAATCATAAAATTAACAAAAGTTTTTTCAGATGAGAAGGATTATCTTAAATAG
- a CDS encoding HD domain-containing protein — protein MFQKIFSLTNIFMNILKEKNDIFDVDFREICTYALGKDIPFGVYIETRKGFLSIFKSERSLLLKDVILESEISKKLKSFDDGSSWYYFDLLLSSRKLHKKVLVRIFVNSSNLSDQELSMIESVVSNFYSFQDLYDKNYVFGELIGILKETTEVEDINEVIEKITSITKKLLDVQASSILLRDEKSNDLYFKVVDSEKSDRIKEIRVPIDKGVAGYTVRTGKSLIVNDVSNHPDFYSGVDEKSGFITKSLMSVPIRPLGKIIGVIEVINKLKETEFSDDDLRILETISEVLGINIINSLLYERLNSISSSIIKSLITALEARDEYTKGHSFRVQIYSIKLGNALRFSQKRIKQLELSAILHDIGKIGVPDSILRKPGTLTDEEFEVIKKHPVIGYNILSSIDGLDEVLEGIKYHHERFDGKGYPDGLKGQEIPIFARIISIADTLDAMTSDRPYRKGLPFEFALEEIKKSKGTQLDPELVDIFINSFTSLEEISSIIKEM, from the coding sequence ATGTTTCAGAAAATATTTAGTTTGACAAATATATTCATGAATATTTTGAAGGAGAAGAATGATATTTTCGATGTAGATTTTCGAGAAATTTGTACATATGCTTTAGGTAAAGATATACCTTTTGGAGTTTATATAGAAACCCGTAAAGGTTTTTTGTCAATATTTAAGTCGGAGAGATCACTCCTTCTTAAGGATGTTATCCTTGAGAGTGAAATATCTAAAAAACTTAAATCTTTTGACGATGGAAGTAGTTGGTATTATTTTGATTTATTACTTAGTAGTAGAAAGCTACATAAAAAAGTATTAGTGAGGATTTTCGTTAATTCTAGTAACTTGTCTGACCAAGAGTTAAGTATGATAGAGAGTGTTGTTAGTAATTTTTATTCTTTTCAGGATTTATATGATAAAAACTATGTTTTTGGCGAACTTATTGGAATATTGAAAGAGACTACTGAAGTTGAAGATATAAATGAGGTTATAGAGAAAATTACAAGTATAACTAAGAAACTTTTGGATGTACAAGCTTCTTCAATACTTTTAAGAGATGAGAAAAGTAATGATTTGTACTTTAAAGTTGTTGATAGTGAAAAGAGTGATAGAATAAAAGAAATAAGAGTACCAATAGATAAAGGTGTAGCTGGTTATACTGTTAGAACTGGTAAATCTCTCATAGTTAATGATGTTAGTAATCACCCAGATTTCTATAGTGGAGTTGATGAAAAGAGTGGTTTTATTACTAAATCTTTAATGTCTGTTCCTATAAGACCTCTTGGGAAAATAATAGGTGTTATTGAGGTAATAAATAAACTTAAGGAAACAGAATTTTCAGATGATGATCTTAGAATATTAGAAACTATTAGTGAAGTCTTGGGAATCAATATAATAAATTCTCTTCTCTATGAAAGGTTAAACAGTATATCGAGTAGTATAATAAAGTCTCTTATAACTGCTTTGGAAGCTAGGGATGAATATACAAAAGGACACTCATTTAGGGTTCAAATATACTCCATTAAACTCGGTAATGCTTTGAGATTTTCTCAAAAAAGGATAAAACAACTTGAATTATCGGCAATACTTCATGATATAGGTAAGATAGGAGTACCTGATAGTATTTTGAGAAAACCTGGTACCTTAACTGATGAAGAGTTTGAAGTAATAAAAAAGCATCCAGTGATAGGATACAATATACTTAGTTCTATAGATGGGTTGGATGAAGTTTTGGAGGGTATAAAATACCATCATGAAAGATTTGATGGTAAAGGATACCCTGATGGACTAAAAGGTCAAGAAATACCTATATTTGCTAGAATAATCTCTATAGCGGATACTTTGGATGCTATGACTTCAGATAGGCCTTATAGAAAAGGATTGCCTTTCGAATTTGCGTTAGAAGAAATTAAAAAATCAAAGGGTACACAGCTCGACCCTGAATTAGTTGATATATTTATAAATTCTTTCACGAGTTTAGAGGAAATCTCTTCTATAATTAAAGAAATGTAA
- a CDS encoding aminopeptidase P family protein, with translation MSNIYRSRIDRMLIQTAGSPFITSKLEDLFYFSGFTGDFGYLVLSNPKSYLITTKMFLNEVNSSVDTSIFDVRLVDKSKIFSELIDILIDIQSPEIFICSTNAGVSNFIKVIDTAKDKRLFGLNKKLLSLRDDHFSVGNVKIYFREYLSDKVRSVKDENELNILRNNLLLSDEGFLYILKFIKPGVTEREISIEMEYYLKLKGADEMSFQTIVASGIRSSMPHGRASNKVISNGEPIVIDFGIKKDMYCTDTTRTVFLGTPTQKMKDVYNIVLEALNEGIAYVRSGIKIEDLDKRVRSVIEKYGYGEYFTHSTGHGVGLEIHEYPFISKDNEDELKEGMVVTIEPGIYIPNEFGVRIENMVFVKKNSSEVLTSLTTDMIIL, from the coding sequence ATGTCTAATATATATAGATCGAGAATTGATAGAATGTTGATTCAGACAGCAGGTAGCCCTTTCATAACATCAAAACTTGAAGATTTGTTTTACTTTTCAGGGTTTACTGGTGATTTTGGCTATCTTGTGTTGAGTAATCCTAAATCTTATTTGATAACGACTAAAATGTTCTTGAATGAAGTGAATAGTTCTGTGGATACTTCTATTTTTGACGTTAGGTTAGTAGATAAATCAAAGATTTTTTCTGAGCTTATCGATATACTTATAGACATACAATCTCCTGAAATATTTATATGTTCTACAAATGCAGGAGTTAGTAATTTTATAAAGGTTATTGATACAGCAAAAGATAAAAGATTATTTGGTCTTAATAAAAAGCTTTTATCTCTAAGGGATGATCATTTTTCTGTAGGAAATGTGAAGATATATTTTAGAGAGTATCTTTCAGATAAAGTAAGATCAGTCAAGGATGAGAATGAGTTGAATATTTTGAGGAATAATTTACTTCTTTCTGATGAGGGTTTTTTATACATACTCAAATTTATAAAACCTGGTGTTACGGAGAGAGAGATTTCAATAGAAATGGAGTATTACTTAAAACTTAAGGGCGCAGATGAAATGTCATTTCAAACAATAGTTGCTTCTGGTATTAGATCTTCAATGCCTCATGGTAGAGCTTCTAATAAGGTTATATCAAATGGAGAGCCAATAGTTATCGATTTTGGTATAAAGAAGGATATGTATTGTACCGATACAACTAGGACTGTTTTTCTGGGTACTCCGACTCAGAAAATGAAAGATGTGTACAACATAGTTCTTGAAGCTCTTAATGAAGGTATTGCTTATGTTAGAAGTGGTATAAAAATTGAAGATCTTGACAAGAGGGTTAGAAGTGTTATAGAGAAGTACGGTTATGGTGAATACTTTACTCATTCCACAGGACATGGCGTAGGTCTTGAGATACATGAATATCCTTTTATATCAAAAGACAACGAAGATGAACTAAAAGAGGGAATGGTTGTAACAATCGAACCAGGTATTTACATTCCTAATGAATTTGGTGTAAGAATAGAAAATATGGTTTTTGTTAAGAAAAATTCCTCGGAAGTTTTAACAAGTTTAACAACTGATATGATAATACTTTAA
- a CDS encoding CapA family protein has product MRVVIFFNLILLILANIAIGNDTIIVKAVGDTMLGSVTPKTILPPRQGEEFVESIGDYLKGADIVLANLEGAFIKDGFRPSKCGGKKNSCYEFGMPTYLTNAFKKLGFNVVSFNNNHVMDYGRDGYNYTLHLIEKLGMKYADMENYAVMNVKGKQVCIVAFGFSGGKYSILDVPKAKQTITSLKEKYDIVIVSFHGGAEGNSAIHTKDINEYFLGSNRGNVVKFARGVIDAGADLVIGHGPHVLRAIEIYKGKLIAYSLGNFLTYGNFNIKGNGGIGGILEVHLTAKGEFIKANFIPTIQIPPGIPVYDREKRGISLINRLGKEDFPQSYYKFE; this is encoded by the coding sequence ATGAGAGTCGTAATTTTTTTTAATCTCATCTTATTGATTTTAGCAAATATAGCAATAGGAAATGACACAATAATAGTAAAAGCGGTCGGAGATACCATGCTAGGGTCAGTAACTCCAAAAACAATTCTTCCCCCAAGACAAGGAGAAGAATTCGTAGAAAGTATAGGAGATTATCTAAAAGGAGCAGACATAGTATTAGCCAATCTTGAAGGTGCGTTCATAAAAGATGGATTCAGACCATCAAAGTGTGGAGGCAAAAAAAACTCTTGTTACGAGTTTGGTATGCCAACATACTTAACAAATGCGTTTAAAAAATTGGGTTTCAATGTAGTATCTTTCAACAATAACCATGTTATGGACTACGGTAGAGATGGATATAATTATACACTCCATCTCATAGAAAAATTAGGAATGAAGTATGCAGATATGGAAAACTATGCTGTAATGAATGTAAAAGGTAAACAAGTCTGCATAGTTGCATTTGGATTCAGTGGAGGTAAATACTCAATACTAGATGTACCAAAAGCAAAACAAACGATAACTTCACTGAAAGAGAAGTACGATATTGTAATAGTATCTTTTCACGGGGGTGCCGAAGGTAACTCAGCCATACACACTAAAGATATTAACGAATACTTCCTTGGTAGTAATAGAGGTAACGTTGTCAAATTTGCAAGAGGTGTAATTGATGCAGGAGCAGATCTCGTAATAGGACATGGACCACATGTTCTAAGAGCAATTGAGATATACAAAGGTAAACTTATAGCATATTCTCTCGGTAATTTCCTAACCTATGGAAACTTTAATATAAAAGGTAACGGAGGTATAGGTGGAATACTTGAAGTTCATCTAACAGCAAAGGGTGAGTTTATAAAAGCAAACTTTATACCAACTATACAAATACCTCCAGGAATACCAGTATATGATAGAGAGAAAAGGGGTATATCTCTAATAAATAGGCTAGGCAAAGAAGACTTCCCACAATCTTATTATAAGTTTGAATAA
- a CDS encoding sugar ABC transporter substrate-binding protein → MYRVKYLFMLLVLATSVVLWSCGAPQNKLVFMYWGTPEEKEVVLGYISNFIQQNPGVEIEGIHVDSLSFGQKLKTMIAGGTPPDVFYLDIEDFAGLVSRGHLLQLDDFLNRDKDEVNVPDFFEAPFNEFRYKGRLYGIAKDFTTLVLYYNIDMFDKFGVSYPNDNWGWDDFLNAAKKLTKDLNGDGNIDQYGFVLETWANWWRNWVYANGGTFFDKDGNFVLGKEPYLKANAEAIQFLADLIWVHKVVPKITASRDFGGGEAMFVDGRAGMAAYGRWATLRFRDITKFKWNVAQMPKGKVKRASTLFTVAYCIYSTTKNPELSWKLVKFLSSPEIQKDVANSGLAIPIRKSVAYSDAFLKASAIVRNQPQVDSKVYLDALQYVTDFKRPVKWVEIRDILDEYIQKVLNNDMKADKALKELQLDVEDAISE, encoded by the coding sequence ATGTATAGGGTAAAATATTTATTCATGCTTCTTGTGTTAGCTACGAGTGTTGTGTTATGGTCGTGTGGTGCTCCACAGAATAAGTTAGTTTTTATGTATTGGGGTACTCCTGAAGAGAAAGAAGTTGTTCTTGGGTATATAAGCAATTTTATCCAACAAAATCCTGGAGTTGAGATAGAAGGAATACATGTTGATTCATTAAGTTTTGGACAAAAACTAAAAACTATGATAGCTGGTGGTACTCCTCCTGATGTTTTTTACCTTGATATAGAGGATTTTGCTGGACTTGTTTCAAGGGGACATTTGCTACAACTTGACGATTTCTTGAACAGAGATAAAGATGAGGTTAATGTTCCTGATTTCTTTGAGGCACCATTTAATGAATTTAGATACAAAGGAAGGTTATATGGTATAGCAAAGGACTTTACAACTCTTGTTCTTTATTACAATATTGATATGTTTGACAAATTTGGAGTTAGTTATCCTAATGATAACTGGGGATGGGATGATTTTTTAAATGCTGCTAAGAAGCTTACCAAGGATTTGAATGGAGATGGTAATATTGATCAATATGGTTTTGTATTAGAGACTTGGGCTAACTGGTGGAGAAATTGGGTTTACGCTAACGGTGGTACTTTCTTTGATAAGGATGGAAACTTTGTTTTGGGTAAGGAGCCTTATCTCAAAGCTAATGCTGAAGCAATACAATTCTTAGCAGACCTAATTTGGGTTCATAAAGTTGTTCCTAAGATAACTGCTTCTAGAGATTTTGGTGGTGGAGAAGCTATGTTCGTTGATGGTAGAGCAGGTATGGCTGCTTATGGGAGATGGGCTACTTTGAGATTTAGAGATATAACTAAGTTCAAATGGAATGTTGCACAAATGCCAAAAGGTAAAGTTAAGAGAGCATCAACTCTATTTACTGTAGCATATTGTATATATTCTACAACTAAGAATCCAGAGTTATCTTGGAAGCTTGTTAAGTTCTTATCAAGTCCTGAGATTCAAAAAGATGTTGCTAACAGTGGTCTTGCTATACCTATTAGAAAGTCTGTTGCCTATAGTGATGCATTCTTAAAAGCATCAGCAATTGTTAGAAACCAACCACAGGTTGACAGTAAAGTTTATCTTGATGCTTTACAATATGTTACAGATTTCAAAAGGCCTGTAAAATGGGTTGAAATAAGAGATATACTTGATGAGTACATACAGAAAGTACTTAACAATGATATGAAGGCTGATAAAGCTTTAAAAGAGCTTCAACTTGATGTTGAAGATGCTATAAGCGAGTAG
- the yajC gene encoding preprotein translocase subunit YajC, whose product MQDGGISFLILMILMFVVFYFLIIFPENRRRKKLMQQISQMKEGDRFVTAGGIIAEFVSRDEEKGIIKAKISKDTVVEIGKDFVVSVFQSNVEEKK is encoded by the coding sequence ATGCAGGATGGTGGAATTTCTTTTCTAATACTAATGATACTTATGTTTGTAGTTTTTTACTTCCTTATAATATTTCCAGAAAATAGAAGAAGGAAGAAACTTATGCAGCAGATAAGTCAGATGAAAGAAGGTGATAGGTTTGTTACAGCAGGTGGTATAATAGCAGAATTTGTCTCAAGAGATGAGGAAAAAGGAATAATAAAAGCAAAAATATCAAAAGATACTGTTGTGGAGATAGGTAAGGATTTTGTAGTATCTGTTTTTCAGAGTAATGTTGAAGAAAAAAAGTAA
- the folP gene encoding dihydropteroate synthase, translating to MTNNKTIKIRGKEFDFSIHKYCMGVLNITPDSFYSNSRVSIDSILKVVEKMVSDGVDIIDIGGESTRPGSDPVPTEEELQRVIPAIKEIRKHFPELPISVDTYKSKVAAIALDEGADIINDISSGTFDEEMVKVISKYQCPVILMHIKGTPKNMQENPQYKDVVREIKEFLRARVEIYENMGTKPENIIIDPGIGFGKKLEHNILIIRRLAELKQLEKPILIGISRKSMIGMMLDGIPPEERLPGTIVLNTISLLNGASIIRVHDVKEGKQTCRIVEQIISYNTLK from the coding sequence ATGACGAACAATAAAACGATCAAGATACGAGGTAAAGAATTTGATTTTTCAATCCACAAATACTGCATGGGTGTTTTAAACATAACTCCAGACTCATTTTACAGTAACAGTAGAGTAAGCATTGACAGTATTCTAAAAGTAGTTGAGAAAATGGTTTCAGATGGAGTTGATATTATTGATATTGGCGGAGAATCAACTCGACCGGGATCTGATCCAGTACCAACTGAAGAAGAACTACAAAGAGTTATACCAGCAATTAAAGAAATCAGGAAACATTTTCCTGAACTACCAATTTCAGTTGATACCTACAAATCCAAAGTAGCAGCTATAGCTCTAGATGAAGGAGCAGATATTATAAATGACATATCTTCAGGAACATTCGATGAAGAGATGGTAAAAGTAATCTCAAAATATCAATGTCCTGTCATACTAATGCATATAAAAGGAACCCCAAAAAACATGCAAGAAAATCCTCAATACAAGGATGTAGTAAGAGAGATAAAAGAGTTTCTAAGAGCAAGAGTAGAAATTTACGAAAACATGGGGACAAAACCAGAAAATATAATAATCGATCCAGGTATAGGATTCGGCAAAAAACTAGAACATAATATACTAATAATAAGACGACTAGCAGAACTAAAACAACTTGAAAAACCAATATTAATCGGCATCTCAAGAAAATCTATGATAGGAATGATGTTAGATGGAATACCACCCGAAGAAAGATTACCAGGAACAATTGTGTTAAATACTATATCACTCCTTAACGGAGCATCAATAATAAGAGTACACGATGTCAAAGAAGGTAAGCAAACCTGTAGAATAGTAGAACAAATCATCTCATACAACACTTTAAAATAA
- the trxA gene encoding thioredoxin — translation MKELDTNTFEETINKSPICLVDFWAEWCVPCKRIAPILEELSKEYEGKVEFFKINVDENPEIASKYKITSIPTLLFFKNGQPVDKAVGALPKQNIKQFIDTNL, via the coding sequence ATGAAAGAATTAGATACAAACACTTTCGAAGAAACCATAAATAAATCGCCTATATGTTTAGTTGACTTTTGGGCTGAATGGTGTGTACCCTGTAAAAGGATTGCACCCATATTAGAAGAACTCTCAAAAGAATATGAAGGTAAAGTCGAGTTTTTTAAAATCAACGTTGATGAAAATCCAGAAATAGCCTCAAAGTACAAAATAACCAGTATACCAACGCTGTTATTTTTCAAAAATGGTCAACCTGTCGACAAAGCAGTAGGCGCTCTACCAAAACAAAATATAAAGCAATTTATAGATACAAATCTGTAA